Proteins from a single region of Xenopus laevis strain J_2021 chromosome 9_10S, Xenopus_laevis_v10.1, whole genome shotgun sequence:
- the LOC108702371 gene encoding reprimo-like protein: protein MMNGTVFNHTLLEQASYNNTTSQDLGSLMGCCNQTVITNDGGSLILIPDERSLFITRVVQIAVLCVLSITVLFGIFFLGCNLLIKSESMINFLVKDRRPSKDVGAVILGLY from the coding sequence ATGATGAATGGGACTGTGTTCAACCACACTCTCCTGGAGCAAGCCTCGTACAACAACACCACCAGCCAGGATCTTGGCTCCCTTATGGGATGTTGCAACCAGACGGTCATCACCAACGATGGAGGGTCCCTCATCCTCATTCCCGACGAGAGGAGCCTGTTCATCACCCGGGTGGTGCAGATAGCTGTCCTGTGTGTCCTCTCCATCACCGTCCTCTTTGGGATCTTTTTCTTGGGGTGCAACCTGCTCATCAAGTCGGAGAGCATGATCAACTTCTTAGTGAAGGACAGGAGACCTTCTAAAGATGTTGGGGCTGTGATCTTGGGTCTCTACTGA